One stretch of Chryseobacterium indologenes DNA includes these proteins:
- a CDS encoding DUF3347 domain-containing protein produces the protein MKKYIITAALSLFSIISLSAQSKKDAQVSKLYQNYIAMKSALASDDADKTSKAATEFIKTASTIDYKLVSEGNLNILRKDASAISEARNVAAQRETFLNLSDNMIALTKEFKLSEKPVYVQYCPMADGSWLSDEKQIINPYYGKSMLSCGSVKSEIK, from the coding sequence ATGAAAAAGTATATCATTACAGCAGCATTATCTTTATTTTCAATCATTTCATTATCAGCACAGTCTAAAAAAGATGCTCAGGTTTCAAAGCTCTATCAGAACTATATCGCAATGAAATCTGCTTTAGCTTCCGATGATGCAGACAAAACTTCAAAAGCGGCTACAGAATTCATTAAAACAGCTTCTACTATCGATTATAAATTAGTTTCTGAAGGTAATCTTAATATCCTTAGAAAAGATGCTTCTGCCATCTCAGAAGCGAGAAATGTTGCTGCCCAAAGAGAGACATTCCTTAATCTTTCAGATAATATGATTGCTCTTACTAAAGAGTTTAAGCTATCTGAAAAACCGGTTTATGTTCAATATTGCCCAATGGCTGACGGAAGTTGGTTAAGCGATGAAAAACAGATCATAAATCCATACTATGGTAAATCTATGCTTTCTTGTGGAAGTGTAAAGTCAGAGATTAAATAA
- a CDS encoding FAD-dependent monooxygenase, with amino-acid sequence MNTISIIGAGIGGLTLGNVLKKHGYDFTIYESAPEMKPLGAGIMMAVNAMQVFDKLGLKEKIENAGNKIHRITLSDESLKPFSKTEILELEKQYNSCNVAIHRAELQQILSENLNLNSIQLNHSLQNIKKKENYILDFENGNQIESTFVFGADGIKSPVRNQILKTGSIRSSGQKCWRGLVDFELPERHHHEAFEMWGKGKRFGFVKISEKKVYWYACINEKSFSRYSEITSIFRDFDKLVFNLIEATSKENIICNEISDLTPIPQWYTENLCLIGDAAHATTPNMGQGACQAIEDAYIIGRLLEKSKDLNAIFEDFQKIRRKKVDYIVNTSHTIGKISQWEHGNSLRNFIMSLIPEWISQNMAKRIIKLEM; translated from the coding sequence ATGAATACCATTTCAATTATTGGAGCCGGAATTGGTGGCCTTACTTTAGGAAATGTTCTCAAAAAGCATGGATACGATTTTACCATTTATGAATCGGCACCTGAAATGAAACCCCTAGGTGCCGGAATCATGATGGCTGTAAATGCCATGCAGGTATTTGATAAGCTTGGATTAAAAGAAAAAATTGAAAATGCTGGAAATAAGATCCATAGGATTACCTTATCTGATGAATCACTGAAGCCTTTTTCAAAAACGGAAATTCTTGAGCTTGAAAAACAATATAATTCCTGTAATGTGGCCATTCACAGAGCTGAATTGCAACAAATTCTTTCGGAAAATCTCAATCTAAATTCCATTCAGCTCAATCATTCCCTACAAAACATTAAAAAAAAGGAAAACTATATTTTAGACTTTGAAAACGGGAATCAGATTGAAAGTACATTTGTTTTTGGAGCAGATGGAATCAAATCTCCTGTCAGGAATCAAATCCTGAAAACCGGATCTATCAGAAGTTCCGGACAGAAATGCTGGCGTGGCTTGGTAGATTTTGAGCTACCGGAAAGACATCATCATGAAGCTTTTGAAATGTGGGGAAAAGGAAAACGCTTCGGTTTTGTAAAGATTTCTGAGAAAAAAGTGTATTGGTATGCATGCATCAACGAGAAAAGTTTTAGCAGATATTCAGAAATAACATCCATTTTTAGAGACTTTGATAAATTGGTTTTCAATCTGATAGAAGCAACATCAAAAGAAAACATCATCTGTAACGAAATTTCAGACCTCACTCCTATTCCTCAATGGTATACCGAGAATCTATGTCTGATTGGTGATGCCGCTCATGCTACCACTCCCAATATGGGACAGGGAGCTTGTCAGGCCATTGAAGATGCATATATAATCGGCAGGTTACTGGAAAAAAGTAAAGATTTAAATGCAATTTTTGAAGATTTTCAGAAAATCAGAAGAAAAAAGGTAGATTATATTGTGAATACAAGCCATACCATCGGAAAAATTTCTCAATGGGAGCATGGAAATTCATTGCGGAATTTCATAATGAGTTTAATTCCAGAATGGATCAGCCAAAACATGGCAAAGAGAATTATTAAATTGGAAATGTAA
- a CDS encoding TonB-dependent receptor plug domain-containing protein — MKKLVLPLSLMVPILIFSQQRKKDTATTRVTDIEEVVFQKKTTGKTNDLTNVRISAKEAKAVASISGGIEGLIKTLPSVNSNTELSSQYMVRGGNYDENLIYINDIEIYRPFLIRNSQQEGMSIINPDMVSAVNFSAGGFEAKYGDKMSSALNIYYREPEKFEVSGEASLIGGRLTTGLASKNKKFTALFSGRYRNTNLVLNTLKEDTDFNPTYWDFQSYLNYHVNDKFSMSFIGYYSKNDYEMIPKAKSVTFGSLQQPITVNIGYGGKENDQYKNMMGTFSMNYKPADKWKLTLDAFAYQNREREYYTIRSEYDLQTFDPITKEPVSSYDVGGQTEHARNDLFVRTYGTQFRAKFSPNVNTDIEVGFKYEKENLKDLTNEWKLVDSAGYSLPRPEVIDPRSGPTTGDLRMFYYIAGKNNIEPTRLSAYAQYSQKFYWGASKVFLNAGVRVSNWSFNKETIFSPRVQFAIKPDWDTDMLFKLSGGIYYQSPFYKEIKDLDGNFNPNIKSQRSIQAILSNDYEFYMYDRPFKLTTELYYKKMDNLIPYYMDNVRIRYSGQNNAKGYAYGIDTRLFGEFVPGVDSWLSASYARVYENIDGRGDIPRPTDQRFRVAMFYQDYMPQFPSMRVNLTLVYAMGLPTGSPVMFNDNGQPDFNSAYSYQKTLPAYKRVDIGLTKVFIDPKDKNKKSGFWGNFQELSLGVQVFNAFNINNTVANQWITDYNTNYMYPVPVRLTGRFFNVKLEFKL, encoded by the coding sequence TTGAAAAAACTAGTTTTACCGCTAAGCCTTATGGTCCCAATTCTGATTTTCTCCCAACAAAGAAAAAAGGATACGGCGACCACTAGAGTGACCGATATAGAGGAAGTTGTGTTCCAGAAAAAAACAACAGGAAAAACCAACGACCTTACCAATGTAAGAATTTCTGCAAAAGAAGCGAAAGCTGTTGCTTCTATCAGTGGCGGAATTGAAGGGCTGATTAAAACGCTTCCTTCCGTAAACTCCAATACTGAGCTGTCTTCCCAATATATGGTGCGTGGTGGAAACTATGACGAAAACCTTATCTACATTAATGATATTGAGATCTACAGACCTTTCCTGATCAGAAACTCTCAGCAGGAAGGGATGAGCATCATTAATCCTGATATGGTTTCAGCGGTGAACTTTTCAGCAGGAGGTTTTGAAGCCAAATATGGTGATAAAATGTCTTCTGCTTTAAATATCTATTACCGTGAGCCTGAAAAGTTTGAGGTTTCCGGTGAAGCAAGTTTAATTGGAGGAAGATTAACCACCGGTTTAGCTTCTAAGAATAAGAAATTTACCGCATTATTTTCAGGAAGATACAGAAATACCAATCTTGTTCTTAATACCTTAAAAGAAGATACAGATTTTAATCCTACCTATTGGGATTTTCAGTCTTATCTGAATTATCATGTTAACGATAAGTTTTCCATGTCATTCATTGGATATTATTCTAAGAATGATTATGAGATGATTCCTAAGGCAAAAAGTGTGACTTTTGGAAGCCTTCAGCAGCCTATTACCGTAAATATAGGCTATGGAGGTAAGGAAAATGATCAGTATAAAAACATGATGGGAACTTTTTCCATGAACTATAAGCCGGCAGATAAGTGGAAACTTACATTAGATGCTTTTGCTTATCAGAACAGAGAAAGAGAATATTACACCATCCGTTCTGAATATGACCTACAGACTTTTGATCCTATAACAAAAGAGCCCGTTTCCAGTTATGATGTTGGGGGGCAGACTGAGCATGCCAGAAATGATTTATTTGTAAGAACTTACGGAACACAGTTCAGAGCGAAGTTTTCACCCAATGTCAATACAGACATTGAGGTTGGATTTAAATATGAAAAAGAAAATCTTAAAGATCTTACCAATGAATGGAAGTTGGTAGATTCTGCCGGATACAGCTTACCAAGACCGGAAGTTATTGATCCGAGATCAGGACCTACAACAGGAGATCTGAGAATGTTCTATTATATTGCCGGGAAAAATAATATTGAACCCACCCGATTATCTGCTTATGCTCAATATTCTCAGAAATTTTATTGGGGAGCAAGCAAAGTATTTTTAAATGCTGGTGTAAGAGTTTCTAACTGGAGTTTTAATAAAGAGACCATATTCTCTCCAAGAGTTCAGTTTGCTATAAAACCAGATTGGGATACGGATATGTTATTTAAACTTTCCGGAGGAATCTATTACCAGTCTCCATTTTATAAAGAAATCAAGGATCTTGACGGAAATTTCAACCCAAATATCAAATCCCAAAGATCTATTCAGGCAATCCTTTCCAATGATTATGAATTCTATATGTATGACAGACCGTTTAAATTGACAACGGAGCTTTATTACAAGAAAATGGATAACCTGATTCCGTATTATATGGATAATGTAAGAATTCGTTACTCCGGGCAAAATAATGCCAAAGGATATGCGTACGGAATTGATACCAGATTATTCGGGGAATTTGTTCCGGGAGTAGATTCTTGGTTATCTGCAAGTTATGCCAGAGTGTATGAAAATATTGATGGGAGAGGAGATATCCCAAGACCTACAGATCAAAGATTCAGGGTGGCAATGTTCTATCAGGATTATATGCCACAGTTTCCATCTATGAGGGTAAACCTTACCTTAGTGTATGCGATGGGGCTGCCAACGGGATCTCCTGTGATGTTTAATGATAACGGACAGCCGGACTTTAATTCAGCATACAGCTATCAGAAAACACTACCTGCTTACAAAAGGGTAGATATTGGATTGACAAAAGTATTCATTGATCCTAAAGATAAAAATAAAAAATCAGGTTTCTGGGGTAATTTTCAGGAATTATCATTAGGAGTACAGGTTTTCAATGCATTTAATATCAATAACACGGTTGCTAACCAATGGATCACAGATTATAATACCAATTATATGTACCCGGTTCCGGTACGTCTTACAGGGCGTTTCTTCAATGTGAAACTAGAGTTCAAGTTGTAA
- a CDS encoding multicopper oxidase domain-containing protein, which translates to MFLVLLFSVFTFAQTTKTYYTCPMHPEVVSSKPGDCPKCKMTLVKKTVMIQPKIVAKPAVKSVSKVETKTKSLEVKGNKTNVDFKKGKKTEEAKKAHTGRKAAPIKTIRPALKSVNQSSVSSSSKPGASSQISFTCPMHPEVISDKPGKCPKCGMELVEKEDHQHAVAEDPKGEKSVLKRNSENGKLTFGGKTVRYDLYVKDTIVNFTGKNRRAIAINGKLQAPTLYFTEGDTAEIYLHNMLKENTGLHWHGVILPNEHDGVPYLTTKPVKPGETHLYKFKISQNGTYWYHSHEALQEQIGMNGILVFKKRDGEPRTEYNAEIPVLLGDWSDDDPMQIARRLHMANTDWYAVKKNAVQSYWEAIKSGNFGTKALNEWKRMEAMDVSDVYYDKFLINGTPSSDYANLKAGDRVRLRVANGGSSTYFWLNYGGGKIKVVGNDGNDVVPVEVDRLIVGVSETYDIEVTIPENKSFEFRATSEDRIGHASLWLGSGEKVEAPNLPRLMLFEGMKMMNGMMEMSGNMKPMTMTMGNQMMDMNEVMYPEIPESQRKMTAKHINEMMGVKTKDDKKEEDHSQHAGMDMKEEKTIKRLSYNILKSPEKTILPTDSIREMKFTLEGNMNHYLWTLDNKTVTETDKILIKKGEIVRIKLYNNSMMRHPMHLHGHDFRLINSKGEYSPLKNVVDIMPMETVTLEFAANQDGDWFFHCHILYHMMAGMGRIFSYENSKPNPQLPNRKLAWKNFLKDNKMVSSMAMMDVASNKIHAETMTMFGPRWTNLNEFHTNWNFDHFEGSAKVGRFLGKFQWALPYAGFRVQKNHEIMERQMAEDMGMAFHGKKTWFGQQKASKSRYSFIVGMQYVLPMLITADASVDQNGKVLLELSREDIPLSRRLRGNFSVNSDGEFSTGIRYIVQKWLSLSGNYDNEMGWGAGVTLTY; encoded by the coding sequence ATGTTTCTGGTACTTTTGTTCTCTGTTTTTACATTCGCTCAAACAACAAAGACATACTATACCTGTCCTATGCATCCTGAAGTAGTCTCTTCAAAGCCAGGAGACTGCCCGAAGTGTAAAATGACATTGGTAAAGAAAACCGTGATGATACAGCCGAAAATTGTGGCAAAGCCAGCAGTAAAATCTGTATCTAAAGTAGAAACGAAAACAAAATCGCTAGAAGTAAAAGGTAATAAGACAAATGTTGATTTTAAAAAGGGAAAGAAAACTGAAGAGGCTAAGAAAGCACATACAGGAAGAAAAGCAGCGCCCATTAAGACAATTAGGCCAGCTTTAAAATCAGTTAATCAATCCTCAGTTTCATCTTCATCAAAGCCTGGGGCCTCATCTCAAATCAGCTTTACCTGTCCCATGCATCCTGAAGTCATTTCAGATAAGCCGGGAAAGTGTCCTAAATGTGGAATGGAACTCGTGGAGAAAGAAGATCATCAACATGCTGTTGCCGAAGATCCAAAAGGGGAAAAATCAGTTTTAAAAAGGAATTCAGAAAACGGAAAACTTACCTTTGGGGGAAAAACAGTGCGTTATGATCTATATGTAAAAGATACCATTGTCAATTTTACAGGGAAAAACAGAAGAGCCATTGCCATCAACGGTAAACTTCAGGCGCCTACGCTATACTTCACAGAAGGGGATACAGCAGAAATTTACCTGCATAATATGCTTAAAGAAAATACAGGACTTCACTGGCATGGAGTGATTCTTCCTAATGAACATGATGGTGTTCCATATCTTACTACAAAGCCTGTAAAACCGGGAGAGACGCATTTATATAAGTTTAAAATATCACAAAACGGTACTTATTGGTATCATTCACATGAAGCCTTACAGGAGCAGATAGGAATGAATGGGATTTTAGTCTTTAAAAAGAGAGATGGAGAGCCCAGAACAGAATATAATGCTGAAATTCCTGTCTTATTGGGAGATTGGAGTGATGATGATCCTATGCAGATTGCGCGTAGGCTCCACATGGCCAACACGGATTGGTATGCAGTGAAGAAAAATGCTGTACAGAGCTATTGGGAAGCGATCAAATCCGGAAATTTTGGGACAAAAGCCCTGAATGAATGGAAAAGAATGGAAGCCATGGATGTAAGTGATGTTTACTATGATAAATTTTTAATTAACGGAACTCCAAGTTCTGATTATGCTAATCTCAAAGCGGGAGATAGAGTAAGACTACGAGTAGCTAATGGAGGTTCATCTACCTATTTCTGGCTGAATTATGGCGGCGGAAAAATAAAAGTAGTCGGAAATGATGGAAATGACGTAGTTCCGGTAGAAGTAGACCGGTTGATTGTAGGGGTTTCCGAAACTTATGATATTGAAGTTACCATTCCTGAGAATAAAAGCTTTGAATTCCGTGCGACTTCAGAAGACAGAATAGGACATGCTTCCCTTTGGTTAGGTTCCGGTGAAAAAGTTGAAGCACCTAATTTACCAAGACTAATGCTTTTTGAAGGAATGAAAATGATGAACGGAATGATGGAAATGAGTGGAAATATGAAGCCCATGACCATGACGATGGGAAATCAGATGATGGATATGAATGAAGTGATGTACCCTGAAATTCCAGAAAGTCAAAGAAAAATGACTGCGAAACACATCAATGAAATGATGGGGGTAAAAACAAAGGATGATAAAAAGGAAGAAGATCATTCTCAGCATGCAGGAATGGATATGAAAGAAGAGAAAACCATCAAAAGACTGTCTTACAATATTTTAAAATCTCCTGAAAAGACAATATTACCTACAGACAGCATCCGTGAAATGAAATTTACCCTGGAAGGAAATATGAATCATTATTTGTGGACACTGGATAATAAAACAGTGACAGAAACAGATAAAATTCTGATCAAAAAAGGAGAAATTGTAAGAATCAAATTATATAATAATTCCATGATGCGTCACCCGATGCATCTTCACGGACATGACTTCAGATTGATCAATTCAAAAGGAGAGTATTCCCCATTGAAAAATGTAGTAGACATTATGCCGATGGAAACTGTTACTTTGGAGTTTGCAGCCAATCAGGACGGAGACTGGTTTTTCCACTGCCATATCCTGTACCACATGATGGCCGGAATGGGAAGGATCTTCAGTTATGAAAATTCAAAACCCAATCCACAGCTTCCAAACAGAAAGTTAGCCTGGAAGAACTTTTTGAAAGATAACAAGATGGTTAGTTCCATGGCAATGATGGATGTGGCAAGCAATAAAATTCATGCAGAAACCATGACGATGTTTGGACCAAGATGGACTAACCTGAATGAATTTCATACAAATTGGAACTTTGATCATTTTGAAGGAAGCGCAAAAGTGGGAAGATTCTTAGGGAAATTCCAATGGGCGTTACCTTATGCAGGATTCAGAGTACAGAAAAACCACGAGATCATGGAAAGACAGATGGCGGAAGATATGGGAATGGCTTTCCATGGGAAGAAAACCTGGTTTGGACAGCAGAAAGCTTCAAAAAGCAGATATTCATTTATCGTCGGTATGCAATATGTATTACCGATGTTGATTACTGCTGATGCCAGTGTAGATCAGAACGGAAAAGTATTGCTGGAGCTGAGCAGAGAAGATATTCCGCTTTCCAGAAGATTGAGAGGAAACTTCAGTGTAAATTCTGACGGAGAATTTTCAACAGGAATAAGATATATCGTTCAGAAATGGTTATCTCTTTCCGGAAATTATGATAACGAAATGGGTTGGGGTGCTGGTGTTACTTTAACCTATTAA
- a CDS encoding S9 family peptidase, which translates to MKKIFYVFLLIIGITTAQAQDVPLLDRGLFFGNPEISGGQLSPDGKWISFTKEYGGIMNIWVKKIDEPFEKARPLTDSKRPLNGYFWSEDGKYILYVKDKNGDENMNIFAVDPMAKAITGVPESRNLTPINDVRAQIYMVSRKDPDLLMIGLNNRDKAWHDLYSLKISTGELKKIFENTDRITGYNFDWDEKLRILNRTDDKGTTQFLYKEGDKLTPIYETLVTEEAYIPNWNEDNSKFYLVTNNGNLDLSTLFMMDPKTKQTTKIESDPKGKVDFGGLFMDRNTRKMISTSYTGDKTDYYWKDKTWEANYKFLQSKFPGREIDFSSSTKDYSKFLISVWGDQYVSESYFFDTKTKQLIFQYTPRPELKKVEKYLAPMTPIRYKSSDGLEIPAYFTLPAGSSGKNVPVVVLVHGGPKGPRDYWGYNSIVQFLANRGYAVLQPNFRASGGYGKKFQNAGDLQWGKLMQDDITWGVKYLIEKGIADKNKVVIMGGSYGGYATLAGLAFTPDVYAAGVDIVGPSNLFTLLNSVPVYWEAARASLYGMVGDPNTEEGQKIMRAASPLFSVDKISKPLLIIQGANDPRVKQAEADQIVIALRDKGKKVNYILADDEGHGFRKPVNSMAMYAETEKFLSEVIGGRYQKDMPENVAKRLKEMTVDIAKVTYTPAKNEKIAEASK; encoded by the coding sequence ATGAAAAAAATCTTTTATGTATTCCTTCTTATCATAGGAATTACTACAGCACAGGCACAAGATGTCCCATTACTGGACAGAGGGTTATTCTTTGGAAATCCTGAAATTTCCGGAGGACAATTAAGCCCGGATGGGAAATGGATTTCGTTTACAAAAGAATATGGCGGGATCATGAATATATGGGTGAAAAAAATTGATGAACCTTTTGAAAAAGCACGTCCATTAACAGATAGTAAGCGTCCATTGAATGGATATTTCTGGTCAGAAGACGGAAAATATATATTGTATGTAAAGGATAAAAATGGTGATGAAAATATGAATATTTTTGCTGTAGATCCAATGGCAAAAGCTATAACTGGAGTTCCTGAGTCAAGGAATCTGACCCCAATCAATGATGTGAGAGCACAGATTTACATGGTGAGCAGAAAAGATCCTGATCTTTTGATGATTGGATTAAATAACCGTGATAAAGCATGGCATGATCTATACTCATTGAAAATTTCTACCGGTGAGCTGAAAAAGATCTTCGAAAATACAGACCGTATCACAGGGTACAATTTCGATTGGGATGAAAAACTTAGAATTTTAAACAGAACAGATGATAAAGGGACTACTCAGTTTCTTTATAAAGAAGGAGACAAACTGACTCCCATCTATGAAACATTAGTAACTGAAGAAGCTTATATTCCAAACTGGAACGAAGACAATTCTAAGTTTTATCTGGTAACCAACAATGGAAACCTTGATCTATCAACTTTATTTATGATGGATCCAAAAACCAAACAAACAACGAAAATAGAAAGCGATCCTAAAGGAAAAGTAGATTTTGGCGGACTGTTTATGGACAGAAATACCAGAAAAATGATTTCCACTTCTTATACCGGAGATAAGACTGACTATTACTGGAAGGATAAAACATGGGAAGCTAATTATAAATTCTTACAAAGTAAATTCCCTGGAAGAGAGATTGATTTCTCAAGCTCAACAAAAGATTATTCCAAGTTTCTAATCTCAGTTTGGGGTGATCAATATGTTTCTGAGTCTTATTTCTTCGATACTAAAACAAAGCAATTAATTTTCCAGTATACTCCAAGACCCGAACTGAAGAAAGTTGAAAAATACCTGGCTCCTATGACACCAATCCGCTATAAAAGCAGTGATGGACTTGAAATTCCAGCTTATTTTACCTTACCAGCAGGGTCTTCAGGAAAGAACGTCCCTGTAGTAGTTCTTGTTCATGGAGGACCAAAAGGACCAAGAGACTATTGGGGATATAATTCAATAGTACAGTTTTTGGCGAACAGAGGATATGCTGTATTGCAACCTAACTTCAGAGCAAGTGGCGGATATGGGAAAAAGTTTCAAAACGCGGGTGATTTGCAATGGGGAAAATTAATGCAGGATGATATTACCTGGGGAGTAAAGTATTTGATTGAAAAAGGAATCGCAGATAAAAATAAAGTTGTTATTATGGGAGGAAGCTATGGTGGCTATGCAACGCTGGCAGGCTTGGCCTTTACCCCGGACGTCTATGCTGCTGGAGTGGATATTGTAGGACCAAGCAACTTATTTACTTTATTGAATTCTGTTCCTGTGTACTGGGAGGCTGCCCGTGCATCTTTATATGGTATGGTAGGTGATCCTAATACTGAGGAAGGCCAAAAAATAATGCGTGCAGCTAGTCCTTTATTCAGCGTAGATAAAATCAGCAAACCATTATTGATTATTCAGGGGGCTAATGATCCGAGAGTAAAGCAGGCTGAAGCAGATCAGATCGTTATAGCCCTTCGTGATAAGGGAAAAAAAGTAAATTATATTTTAGCCGATGATGAAGGACACGGATTCCGAAAACCAGTTAACAGTATGGCGATGTATGCTGAAACAGAAAAGTTTCTTTCCGAAGTTATTGGTGGAAGATATCAGAAAGATATGCCTGAAAATGTAGCCAAACGCCTAAAAGAAATGACCGTTGATATTGCAAAAGTGACTTACACTCCGGCAAAGAACGAAAAAATTGCAGAAGCTTCCAAATAA
- the kdsA gene encoding 3-deoxy-8-phosphooctulonate synthase, with product MIQYLDNIQHKDSKNFFLIAGPCIIEGEDMALRIAEKVINITDKYNIPYIFKGSFKKANRSRVDSFTTIGEEKSLEILKKVGETFNIPTTTDIHENEHAALAAQYVDVLQIPAFLVRQTDLLVAAAKTGKCVTLKKGQFLSPEAMKFAVQKVTDSDNQKVAIIERGNSFGYTDLIVDYRGIPTMREYAPVILDVTHSLQQPNQSSGVTGGRPDLIETVAKAGIAVGADGIFIETHPTPETALSDGANMLRLDLLEDLLQKLTRIRESIL from the coding sequence ATGATTCAGTATTTAGATAATATTCAGCACAAAGATTCAAAGAACTTTTTCCTTATTGCCGGACCTTGTATTATTGAAGGAGAAGATATGGCCCTTAGAATTGCTGAAAAAGTAATCAATATTACAGACAAGTATAATATTCCTTATATTTTTAAAGGGAGTTTCAAAAAGGCTAACAGAAGCCGAGTAGACTCTTTTACAACCATTGGAGAAGAGAAATCTCTTGAAATTCTTAAGAAAGTAGGAGAGACTTTCAACATTCCTACAACTACAGATATCCACGAAAATGAGCATGCTGCATTAGCAGCACAATATGTGGATGTACTTCAGATTCCTGCATTCCTTGTACGTCAGACAGACCTATTGGTTGCAGCTGCAAAAACGGGAAAGTGTGTTACGCTAAAAAAAGGACAGTTCCTTTCTCCGGAAGCGATGAAGTTTGCAGTTCAGAAGGTTACAGATTCTGATAACCAGAAAGTCGCCATTATTGAGAGAGGAAATTCTTTCGGGTATACAGATTTGATCGTAGATTACAGAGGTATTCCTACAATGAGAGAGTATGCGCCTGTGATTCTGGATGTTACGCATTCATTACAGCAGCCTAACCAAAGCTCTGGAGTAACAGGAGGAAGACCGGATCTTATTGAAACTGTTGCCAAAGCAGGAATTGCAGTAGGGGCAGACGGAATTTTCATTGAAACTCATCCCACCCCAGAAACAGCATTATCTGATGGTGCTAACATGTTAAGGCTGGATTTATTAGAAGATTTATTACAAAAATTAACAAGAATTAGAGAATCGATTTTGTAA
- a CDS encoding HYC_CC_PP family protein: MKKILAILFSIFYFGFSSGAAFSIHYCMKEFVSVSQKVDDICGKCGVKDKKGCCKTEIKVVKVDDSQKSDLLTIDFLGQISEIPVTHQFAFVDRSFSATKFTQIQINGPPEYKPVPIYINHCNFRI, translated from the coding sequence ATGAAAAAGATTCTTGCCATACTGTTTTCTATTTTCTACTTCGGATTCTCTTCCGGAGCAGCATTTAGCATTCATTACTGTATGAAAGAATTTGTTTCTGTAAGTCAGAAAGTTGATGATATTTGTGGCAAATGTGGTGTCAAGGATAAAAAAGGATGCTGCAAAACAGAAATTAAAGTTGTAAAAGTAGATGACTCTCAAAAGTCTGATTTGCTTACCATTGATTTTTTAGGTCAGATTTCAGAAATTCCTGTAACACATCAGTTTGCTTTTGTAGACAGGTCTTTCTCGGCTACCAAATTCACTCAAATTCAGATCAATGGACCTCCGGAATACAAGCCGGTACCCATTTATATCAATCATTGTAATTTTAGAATCTAG
- a CDS encoding GNAT family N-acetyltransferase — MKYTTKWLTDKTRVVELVDFFIAHKTDSYISHSEIMYGRALDSQHWNPELRAIFTEQLMNDYDYDGTSKLNILIAENDEGKIVGMLVFNVINSPFKKYAILEDMLLDQSIRGQSLGSRLLEEVIQEAKKWNISFIMLESGVDNHGAHHFFGKYGFQKVSESYMLTL; from the coding sequence ATGAAATACACTACGAAATGGCTTACTGATAAAACACGTGTTGTAGAACTCGTAGATTTTTTTATTGCTCATAAAACAGATTCTTATATCTCTCACAGTGAAATTATGTATGGAAGGGCTTTGGATTCCCAACATTGGAATCCTGAACTCAGAGCAATATTCACAGAACAGCTTATGAACGATTATGATTATGACGGAACTTCAAAACTGAATATTCTAATCGCTGAAAATGATGAAGGAAAAATAGTAGGAATGTTGGTTTTCAATGTGATCAACAGTCCGTTTAAAAAGTATGCTATTCTGGAAGATATGCTTTTGGACCAATCAATAAGAGGGCAATCTCTTGGAAGCAGGCTTTTGGAAGAGGTGATTCAGGAGGCTAAAAAATGGAATATAAGTTTTATCATGCTGGAAAGTGGTGTTGATAATCATGGTGCTCATCATTTTTTTGGCAAATACGGCTTCCAAAAAGTATCGGAAAGTTATATGCTGACATTATAA